A window of Thunnus thynnus chromosome 17, fThuThy2.1, whole genome shotgun sequence contains these coding sequences:
- the LOC137200862 gene encoding polycomb protein suz12-B-like, translating into MAPHKQSSSGGSQPVGFGSGGKANGLYQSSSDAMAAAKKPNMQLIQADHELFLQAFEKPTQIYRFLRTRNLIAPIFLHRTLTYMSHRNSRNNTKRKSSKVDNLLFKVEKMRGEQETHSLASNLQLTFTGFFHKAGKPSQDSENEQNSVSLEVLLVKVCHKKRKDVSCPVKQVPTGKKQVPLNPDTSAGGQAKPGSFPSLLVPSSEFEPSNSHMVKSYSLLFRVSRPGYPRAQINGLANGETHHNRDFTEEVINRKRRSSSLREEGETTFVAQMTVFDKNRRLQLLDGEYEVSMQEMEECPVNKKRATWETILDGKRLPPFESFSQGPTLQFTLRWTSDSSDRSTAPVAKPLATRNSETNQDPRPSTLRATHTLAVKESINADVQTRRELISAEPRQKLRIFYQFQYNHNTRQQTEARDDLHCPWCTLNCRKLYSLVKHLKLSHSRFIFNYVPHPKGAKIEVSINESYDGSYAGNPQDIHSQPGFAFSRNGPVKRTAVTHILVCRPKRTKPSLSEFLESEDGDPEQQRPYISGHNRLYFHSDSCVPLRPQEMEVDSEDERDPDWLKEKTVKQIEEFTDVNEGEKEIMKLWNLHVMKHGFIADNQMNKACLVFAEHHGAYIVQHNLCRNFLLHLISMHDFNLISTTTIDRAMAGLRLIQNQAAQRSKDRGVGGEEEVEDEEEEEEEDWETAVESQPEPDPDPDPDPSEYKPCSDETSGGGGGCLENGNQREQKLSGPDSD; encoded by the exons ATGGCCCCACATAAGCAGAGCTCTTCAGGTGGAAGCCAGCCGGTGGGTTTTGGCTCTGGGGGGAAAGCTAACGGGTTATATCAGTCGTCCTCCGATGCGATGGCTGCAGCCAAGAAGCCCAACATGCAACTCATTCAAGCCGACCACGAGTTGTTCCTGCAGGCCTTCGAGA AGCCAACCCAAATCTACAGGTTCCTGCGCACCAGGAACTTGATAGCT CCTATATTCTTGCACAGGACACTCACCTACATGTCCCACAGAAACTCAAGGAATAACaccaaaag GAAAAGCTCGAAGGTTGATAATCTGCTgttcaaagtggaaaaaatgagAGGCGAACAGGAGACTCACAG CTTGGCCTCTAATCTGCAGCTCACCTTTACTGGCTTCTTTCATAAAGCTG GGAAGCCATCTCAGGACAGTGAGAATGAGCAGAACTCTGTTTCTCTGGAGGTGCTGCTGGTCAAAGTTTGCCACAAGAAAAGGaag GATGTGAGCTGCCCAGTAAAGCAGGTCCCTACAGGGAAAAAGCAGGTTCCTCTGAACCCAGACACAAGCGCCGGAGGCCAGGCCAAGCCAGGATCCTTCCCCTCCCTGCTGGTTCCCAGTAGCGAGTTTGAACCCAGCAACTCTCACATGGTCAAGTCTTACTCGCTGCTCTTCAGAGTATCGAGGCCCGGATACCCCCGAGCGCAGATCAACGGCCTGGCCAACGGAGAGACTCACCACAACAGAG aTTTTACAGAGGAAGTTataaacaggaagaggaggagctcCTCTCtcagggaggagggagaaacCACATTTGTGGCTCAGATGACTGTCTTTGATAAAAACAG ACGTCTGCAGTTGTTAGATGGGGAATATGAGGTGTCTATGCAAGAGATGGAGGAGTGTCCCGTCAATAAGAAAAGGGCGACCTGGGAGACCATCCTGGACGGAAAG CGCCTGCCTCCATTTGAGAGTTTCTCTCAGGGTCCCACGCTGCAGTTCACCCTGCGCTGGACCAGTGACTCCTCTGATCGCTCCACTGCACCTGTAGCTAAACCTCTGGCCACCCGCAACTCTGAGACCAACCAGGACCCCAGACCCAGCACCCtgagagccacacacacactgg ctgttaaAGAATCCATCAACGCTGACGTTCAAACTAGAAGAGAACTAATCTCAGCCGAGCCACGACAGAAACTACGGATCTTCTACCAG TTCCAGTACAACCACAACACTCGGCAGCAGACGGAGGCCAGAGACGACCTCCACTGTCCCTGGTGTACCCTCAACTGCAGGAAGCTCTACAGTCTGGTCAAACACCTCAAACTGTCCCACTCCCGCTTCATCTTCAACTACGTG CCGCATCCTAAAGGAGCAAAGATCGAGGTGTCTATCAACGAGAGTTACGATGGTTCGTATGCAGGAAACCCTCAGGACATCCACAGCCAGCCGGGCTTCGCTTTCAGCAGGAACGGCCCCGTCAAAAGAACCGCTGTTACTCACATTCTGGTCTGCAG ACCTAAAAGGACAAAGCCGAGTCTGTCTGAGTTTCTGGAGTCGGAGGACGGTGATCCGGAGCAGCAGAGGCCGTACATCAGCGGACACAACCGCCTCTACTTCCACAGTGACAGCTGCGTGCCGCTGCGGCCTCAGGAGATGGAGGTGGACAGCGAGGATGAGAGGGACCCCGACTGGCTCAAAGAGAAGACCGTAAAG CAAATCGAGGAGTTCACTGACGTCAACGAGGGCGAGAAGGAGATCATGAAGCTGTGGAACCTGCACGTCATGAAGcacgg CTTCATAGCCGACAACCAGATGAACAAGGCCTGCCTGGTGTTCGCCGAGCACCACGGCGCCTACATCGTCCAGCACAACCTCTGCCGCAACTTCCTGCTTCACCTGATCAGCATGCACGACTTCAACCTGATCAGCACGACGACCATCGACCGGGCCATGGCGGGACTCCGCCTCATCCAGAACCAGGCCGCTCAGAGAAGCAAAgacagaggggtggggggtgaggaggaggtggaggacgaggaagaggaggaagaggaggactgGGAGACGGCCGTGGAGTCCCAGCCGGAGCCGGATCCCGATCCCGATCCCGATCCGTCTGAGTATAAACCCTGTAGCGATGAGActagcggcggcggcggcggctgcCTGGAGAATGGAAACCAGCGGGAGCAGAAACTCTCCGGTCCGGATTCAGACTGA